The DNA window TTTCTTTTTTAGTCAAAACTGCTTTGACTTTGAATTCTCCTTGATCGGTTCTTGAATTCCAGATTAAAGCTTTTTTAGATTTAAAATTAAAACGGATAGAATCAGGTTCGATAACATTCTCGGCTTGTTTGAAATTGGGATATTGCGAAGGTTTACCCATTGAATCTTTAATTCTTCCCGCGAGAACTTCGTTGGTTTCATAATTCAAAACGATAATTCCAGATTTCAATTCCGTGTCTGTATGATACAATTCGGCTTTATTGTAGAGCGTGATGAGCTTTTTCTTCTGTTCTATTTTGACGTAATCGGTAGCATTGTATTTTATTTTGGCGTCAAGAAGTACTTTTTTGGGAATGCTGTCTTTTTTGATGGTGTCGGTATTGCTTACCACTAAAGTACTCGGCTGATTTTTTGAATTGGGGGTAGCAACGGCTTTTTTGGATTGTTCGGTCGAGGGAATTGTTTTTTTCTTTTTTGAAATATCTTGCCCAAATATTTTACAGCTTCCTATTGTTAGGAAAATGGATAATAAAACGATATTAAATAAGTTTGTATTCAAAGGTTTTAATGCTATTTTTGTAAAAATATGGCTTGTTTTTTGACGTGTCAAACTTACATATAAATTTTTTGCAAAAATAATCAAATATTACATTTATAGCCTTGGTGTTGTAATTAAATTAACTTTTATAAATGACCACTAATTTAAAAAACTTCTTTTGCACAGCGTTTGCCAGCTTGTTTTTATGCAGTTTATCCTTTGCTCAAAACCATTCGCAATTCACCGTAATTCTAGACGCTGGTCACGGCGGAAAAGACCCTGGTAATTCCTATCACGGATTTGTAGAAAAGGAAATTGCACTGAAGACCACACTGAAAGTTGGAGAGATTTTAGAAAAAGAAAAGGGGATAAAAGTGATTTATACTCGCACCTCCGATGTGTTTATTGAATTATCAAAAAGGCCGAAAATAGCCAATAAGGCAAATGCAAACTTATTTATTTCGGTTCATTGTAATTCCGTTAAAAATTTTACTCCTTCCGGAACTGAAACTTTTGTTATGGGTTTGTCTCGAAGCGACATGAATTTGGAGGTCGCCAAAAATGAAAACTCGGTTATTTTGCTCGAAAATAATTACAAAGAAACCTATCAGGGGTTCAACCCCAAGAAACCGGAATCGTTGATCGGCTTAACGATGATGCAAGAAGAAAATTTAAATAACAGCATCAATTTGGCCACAAAAATTCAAAATAATTTCACCCATAATCTAGACAGAAATACGCGTGGCGTCAAACAACAGC is part of the Flavobacterium nackdongense genome and encodes:
- a CDS encoding N-acetylmuramoyl-L-alanine amidase: MTTNLKNFFCTAFASLFLCSLSFAQNHSQFTVILDAGHGGKDPGNSYHGFVEKEIALKTTLKVGEILEKEKGIKVIYTRTSDVFIELSKRPKIANKANANLFISVHCNSVKNFTPSGTETFVMGLSRSDMNLEVAKNENSVILLENNYKETYQGFNPKKPESLIGLTMMQEENLNNSINLATKIQNNFTHNLDRNTRGVKQQPLWVLDAAYMPGVLIELGFLSNFEEGKFLNSDEGQYKMALQIANAIKSYKKDYLGEEGVRSTPTEVKEKPVHPIETSEKLKTDSSKKDSIYKIQLFAGTQKIELDSKSFKGLKNISTTFSNNMYRYMYGETTNKEEAKKLKSEAQKTGFSGAYIVLIKDGKASPVKDIDKF